CGGGATAATACCAAGATTTGCAAATGGGATAATGAAATATGATAAAAAGTCCTGCATCCCgttattttattagaaGCCAAATTTAATGAGCACAGTTGCGGAAGCTCACCCAAGGCATATGGAATTTCCGTCAACTCGTTTCCACTGAGATCAAGAGATACAAGGGACTGtaatgaaagaaatacattttttggaatgctttttaatttacagGAGGAGCAACGTAGATAAAGGAGTTGACTCCAAGACGAGGAAGACAGTATAGCATCTTTTTCCATTAAAGAACTAGAGCTATTCGCGGATTGGTTTTCCGTACCACCAGAAGAAGAGGCATTCCcatcttttgaaagaacGAGTACAGATTGCGAAAGTGTCTTATGAACGGGTGGATGCGAAGATTTAAGATAATCTTTGGATCCCAAAGATACCGAACGTCTCAAGTTAGCATGTGCTGGATGTTGCTCACAAGGTTGTGAGTTTGGCTGTTGAGGGTAAGTTTGCCTAGAAGAGCGAAAACGATAAAGCTCAGCATCATCAAGAACCAGCTTGATGAGGACTTCAGATAAATCGGCTAAATCACAGTGATGAAGGATGAGGCTTTTAAGAGTCGTAGAAAGAAAATCCCAGCCAAATATCGATCTAATGTCGTAGCCTCTAATTTCAAGAGATGACaggtttttaaaaacagtGATGGGAACAGCGGTATCTAAAGGAAATTCTTCGTATTGAGATATCAGCGGAGTTTTCGGGTTATAAACCAAACTAATGGCAGGGAGTTTGGTAAAGCAGGAATAGATATAGCGTAAAATAGCCaaaattctttgtttgttaCGAGTTTCGCTCGCCTCCGAAGGAGCAGTGGAAAAAATACTCCATACAGAAGAAACGTTAGATAATATACTTCCCATTGTCACAATACTGTTTAAACTCATGTTATCATCAAAGTCGTTCTTTTTTGGACTTTGATTAAGAAAGGATGTGTAGTCACTTGGAAATGTCTCAGAGtgtaaattttcaattcgGATGTTTAAAGGCCCAGTATTTACACCTAGTTCCTCAAATTTGGtcaataaataatacaGATGATGTACCGTTAGCTGTAACTGCACTGGGCGGTCACTAAATATTGAATGGTTCGGTGCTCTGTAAGGAGCACGTGCGAATCGCTTTTCATGTGAGCGAATATAAGATGCTAGATTTCGAATGTATTTCTCACCGTCGACAGTAGACCCCATTTTGGGGATATGTCTTCTGTCGTGACAAGTAGGAATGGGGAATTATATAAAACTAAGTGATGCACGGCTCTTTCAAACGGTAATGATGGAGAGAGAAGATAGAGATAGAcgattagaaaaaatagacACCAAATTTAAGcatcaaaagaaatgtaaatgtataaacaataaaagtAGGATAAAGGACCGAAGACAACCTTTAAATAATGGAATTCAACTGCGCTGCAATTAGGTCGCAGTAATACGATCGGTGAATAATTATATGCGTTAATAATACTTAAAATGCTAATGTATATATCCTTTTTGCCAATTCCCGATCAAGAAACGAAATCTTACGGTTCTTTTGGAAATCAAAAAGTGCGGTGAGGTATTAAACGGCAgaataatttaaacaactagagtttcttcaaatagaaaagaatCCCACAAACCTATTGCATGAAATATAGGTTAAAAGGAACCAAACTATCAGTTTGgctattaatttatatcGCGGTGGCCTGCGGTTCTTGGTAAAAGACGCCTGTCTTGGTGGCTAGCAGGTTTCTTAGATACAGATCGCTGCAAGTGCGCAAAGTGAAATTCCATCgcgaaaaaatatttctgtttcttagaaaaaagcaatatttatacatatatatatttatgaatCTTCccaattttgaaaaaaccGCTGTGTATAGTAAAGCCAAAAATTGGAATCTTACGTGAAAAGGCCGCTGAAATTGTAATTGTGTAAATTTCTTGGTTGTATTAATGTAagttttattgaaaatcgattaaatttcaaatagGATTAATACATACGGTCAGTTTAACAAGTACAAGTAATACGAgtattattcaaaatacaACATTCATTTAAAGCAACAAGCACGATGGAAGAACTAACAACAAGATACTCAGCGGATATCCCTCCAATTTGAGTTTCAAGTTGAACAGAAGTTTATATGTCAAAAGGTATAAGCTTGAAGCTGGCAAATCATAAAATTAATCTTTTCATTcagaaaatagaaatttccatttttctATGCTAAAATCTTCAAGACATTTCAATCTCACTGGCCATGTAGGCAATTAAAATTTGGCAAAAAATTCCTAGTATTTAAAACTACTCACTAACAGTTAAACGATCGATAAAGGGAAAAcagtaataataaaatatggCTAGAAAAGGGACGGCacatatgaaaataaattgacaTTTCAAACATAAATTCTTTCAGATaaaatgtttctttttttgtagaaCGTGTTAACAGAATTGATTTGAATTCATCAGCATTACATGCTATTTAAATATGCGTAGAGCGTAAATGTAACCCCTTGCATATATGCAAAGAAACAAGAGAAGTACATCCCACGATGTAGCTATTAAGACAAAGGTACCACTGAATTGGACATCCTCATTCCAGCATAGCAGTTACCATTGCAATTAGCAGTTCTAACCAGACTTGAACAGAAGGAAAGCCACAGTCCCAAGgtaaaagtaaataaagtGTCTTGATTCTATTTAAAGTGTCAGTTGATGAGGCTCGATAAAGTTACATATGCAATTGAGAAACCGATGTCGACTTACCATGAGTGACAAACGAACCGAAGTTTCTGCCTACGATACAATGCCAGGTAGGTGAAAACTTTTTGTCAAATTCTCGTTTGATAAATGCGGCAATATCCTTTATCTCTATGTTAGTACTAGAAAAAAGACAGAGGTGGACGAGAcctcattttttaataaaactaaCGTACTTTCTCAATCGTGAATTTTTCCATTGCTTGAACAGCTAAAACGTCTTagaaacaaataatttaatgtttaaaaaaatctaccTGCGTGAATAGCTTCTTGCTGCATCTTCTCTGACTATAATAATCGATTAGTTTCGAGATCCATAATAAAACCAGCTTTCTTACCATATCGACAGCCTTGATGACTGCCATCAATCTTTCCTCATTCTTAGTACGACTAGAGGATAATTTTTCGACATCCTCTTGCTCAGTAGCAGGGTTCCTCAACATTGTGAAAGTTAAATTTTGCAAACACGTGTGTCCTGTTTAAAATGGTAAGGAGCTAGCGGTGTCGGAATTTCCTTAAATTGAATGACTAATAATTAGATCAGTAAAAAGGTTCCTTAATAAAACTCATCTTTCTAATCTATAGGTACTTCGGGTTTTTGTGAAAGGGCATTATTATTAGCTAGCGAAACTGATTCCATTATTGCTCACACATTTCCAATTTCATGTACTTTACTAGTATTACGATATTTTCttatatataaaagatatattataaattgtaatatagatttatttcattatgataatattttttattttacaagtTTATCGATAAACTAAAATAATATCATAATTTACCATATTATAGAGTAATTAAATGCTCAGAATtgctcaattttttattgctttttttcgaatattttatatgttctatattttctttggcCATGTTGTGATACACAAAATGCTTAAAAATTCAcatttcataaaaacaattCCATTATTCTTGAAAACCGCACATATACGGAGGAAGttaatgatgaaattatgatttaattgtttaaatcCTTTCCACTTGTTGAGGTTTTTAAATGTGTTTATCTtgttgtttgttttttaaatttttatttttatttttaatattgaCTTGTAAACTCAGGTAATTAAATTCCGTACAACATTTATTATGAAAACATGGACTTATGCTATTGTACTTAAATACTTCAGTAAAATATGATGTCCTCTAAATACATATAACTTCTTGGCTTAAAGTTGTTCTAACATTCAATTTAAATcactcaaaaaaaaaacgtagctaaaatttaaataccGGTGTTccaaaatttacaaatttagTATGGTACAGTTTATTTTCACCAAAACCATTAATGgtttataataattagCAGCATAACCAAATGATAGCATATATACTAACCACTAGGTCCTTAATACTAATTCTCTTAAATTATGTCTTTTTGCGAACAAGCTACCACAAGCTTCAAGTTCCGAAATCATTCTTTACCTTCACGTTGTAAACCAAACTTTTTAACTACGACGTatcccaaaaaaaaaaaaaatatttgatattCCCTCTAAACCAAAGAACCTACCGTAActtacttttttataacGAAACAAACACTGTACATGTTTGTTTGAAGGAAACACCTGCAAACAAATAAGGCACAATCCACGAATAaacttttccaaatatttaCTCCTTctatttaataatattcGATTTTTCCGTTAAAGCCAATGTAccatttccaaaaaatcataGCGTAATTTTCGACCTGATTAGACCCAGTGACGTTTTGTGAATTCAAGAAGAGCACGTCGAGCTGTTCAATatgtttaataattaattagaAATTATTCGCTAGCATCTGAAATGACATCTTCTTCGATTTcaacttcttcattttcactATCTTCTCTTTCCTCAACAGAGCGCTTTAAACCCTTCATCTTACGAGTTTGTAAATTACCAAGATCTTGTTGATCAACATGAATACGACCAACTTTATTTCCAATGATATCAACGTCAACATTTTTCTTGGGTTTGGGTTCTTGAGTCTTGGGCTTTTTAAGAGCCTCTTCCAAAACATCGCTTTCAGCGGGTTGGACACGACGAATGTTAAAATCTATACGAGGTCCCATTTCTTCAAGTTCAACACGTGGAAGGTTTGTCTTTGTTTTCAGTAATTTGGTACCGTAAACACGGAAATGAACGAGAGGAAGTGGTTTTGTTTCATCTTCTTGAGCCTCAGCAGCAGAAACTACAATTACATATGATAAACCCGCAGAATCTAGTTTTTGAATAGGCTCTCCTCTaaagaaatccaaaaaCAGTGATTTTATATGACGATAAGTAGGGTGAGCATCGAACACAGGACCTTGGAATAAAATCATGGGTTTAGTGCCTGGGACAATTGGTGTAGCCTGAACAATAAACACGTTAGttaaattaaatgttttatatattgaaggagttacaaaatttttttgcatttccccttttcttttaaggTTGTCAAGAACTTACCGAAAAGGATTGGATTGACTTGTAATTAACAATGCCAAGCTCAATCATATCTAAAACACGATAATTAAAGAATCTAACCCACGTAAGATTGTGAGGTCTCTTCTTGTTATGTGTCGCCATCACAGCCAACGCcgcatcatttttttctgaaaaaaattcaagggAAGATGCGTCTTCAAAAGGAAGAAtgttgttctttttttgaaaatttacagAAAAAGGCTTTTTCAAAGCATGGATGTCTCCCAAAACGTCCAAGGAAATTTGAGACGTTGCATTTCCacgcaaaaaaattgcgGTTTTTGCACCCTCCACTAGTTTTGGTTCTCGCTTTTCCAGAGCACGTTTAGTGCGTGCATTTTTAGGTTTACTAGACTGTTAATATTTCGGAATTACAAAGATGAATTGTCTTCTTACACTTGACGAAGCATTGTAAAGCTGTGGTCGTTTAAGTTAAATTCTTAACAAGGTATTCTTTCATTTACTGACATTTCAAAGACACCGTAAAATCATTTACGaaacaaaattgaaatGCGATAAAATTGCATAGTGTATGATAAcctatttagaaaatattgCTTAGTTTCTGAATAGAAAattatatcttttttattgaggactttaaaaattccaaaatgtATGATTATGCATTTTTCAAGGATTATTTACTTTCCTAATTCCAATATATTCTGTACAAAGTATTCCTTACCTTTTAACTCAGCAGGTGCCGTAAATTAGGTCGACGAAACACTGTAGCTCGATCCGTCATATccaaatcaaacaaaaatcaagTTACTTGCTTAGATTTCACAACACTTCGTAGTTAATTACGCAACTCTTCTTTTACAATAATCTAGtttaacaaatttgaaCTAATTGATAGTCAATATTGGACATCTTATTGAAGAACAAATCATAAACCCATAGTTTCTATATCAGAAGCCACAGACATTAATGCACCAATGCGcataaatgaaaaatatctAGGAAGTAAAGATATAGATGCATCACAACTCcaaaattaacaatttgtaacaaaaagtaatagACGAAGAACAAAAGAGATCACACCATATGCATATGCATAACCAATAACTTTATACTTTATATCTAGGATGACTCATATTCATCCCAGTTTTgcaaaatctttttaattcgTTGGGAACCAGTTAGATCATATACATTCTGGAAATACTCTTTGCTAATCTCAAAAGGCTTGGCAGTCAAGTTAGGAATATATTTGCCGCGAAGCTTGGCAACGTTAATTTGGTGAGGGAAGATCTTCTTCACCAAATACTCTCTGAACATCCTTACACCTCCACGCAAGAATGAGGAGTGGAAGGGGACATCAATTTTGAGGGGAATTGTGGCATATCCACGTTCCAGCTCAATGCGGCCAGTCTTCTTTTGTTGCTCCAAAGTCTTAGCATGACATGCTTCAACGATATCGGTGAGTTGTTCTTTCAATTGTTCAATAGTCAAAGTTTCCttaagtttttcaaaatcgaTCTTTTGGACCTTCAAAAAGTTAAGTACATGACCTAAAGTGGACAAACTCAACAAGTTACCACTAACAACGTATTGTTGATTCTCAACGTTATAGTTGACAATCTCAAGCAACAAGTTGGTCTGTTGGCCAATATGGTCAACGATAAAACGCAAAGCAGCATCGGTGAAGGAAGCTGACACTCGTGAAGGGTTTGCTGCAACCATACCATAATCAGAACGTCCCAATTCATCACGATGAACAGCGTTTTGCATAGTTAAGCCACGCAAAAATACTAAGTCTACCAATGCCTCAATAGACAAAACATCACCCATAGCGGACAAAGCAGAATATTCACCCAAAGAATGACCAGCAAAGGCACAGTCGTTTTGAACTAAACCTTTAGAACGCATGTCTTCAAATGCCGACTTCTCCATCAATGTCAGTGCAGGTTGAGTAAATTGAGTAGCTGACAATAAGCCGGAAGGATGAGTGAAACTAAACGAGGTAGAGTCCTTAGTAATGGTTTCAAATACTGGGACAACTTTGCTAGTTCCGTCTTCCATGAGCTTTTCGTATGCCATAGCCATATAGTTATCACGAATCTTTTTACCCTTAGAACCACCAAAGTGAATGGTGATGCTATGGGGATTATGTTTGACAATGTCAATAATGGAGAATCCATAGTTCGTTAAGAAGTGCTTGTCGGCACTGTCCCAAATCTTACGAGCTACGGGACTTGAAGCATATAGATCCATACCCATACCCTGTTCTTGAGAACCCTGACCGGTGAAAACATATGCAGAAACAGGTTGCTCGACTTCAGCAGTACCTACAAGAACAGGTTCTGAAGTTTCTTGGTTGAGGACTTCAACCTTGATAATCTTACGTCCATTAATCATACCGGTATGTGACAATTTAGTGATAAGCTCAGTATTAGGAAGAACCATATTCACAAATGTAACCTCATAATGCTTAACACGCTCAGGAACGTTTTGTGCAGCATAAGTTTCAACAAATCTACGAGCAGCAGCAGAAGTATACATACCATGGGTAATACCATGAGTACCAGGAAGTTCAACAAATGCAGCGAATGTAGGAGAAACATGAATAGGATTGTAATCACCAGACACCTCTGCATAAGGCGAGTTAGTAGGAGGAGTAACAAAGACAGGTGAGTATCCCTCATCCATGACTTGAATTACACTGTAACCACCATTTTCAAACTCGACGGGCTGCTCAATAGGCTTACCGTTACGCTTCAAGAATTCGATGACAGGATTGCCATGGCAATCGACGGATTGAAAATCGACAGAAGCGACTTGGATGATAGCTTTTGAGGGCAATTCGGAAAGGACTATACCTTTAGTTTCAACGGAactctttactttttgatCCTTGAAACGAACATAAGAGTTGAGTCTGAAGGTAAGGATTGATCCAGAAAGATCCTGACTAGGATCAAGCAACTGGAACCAACTCTTAGACTGTAAGACAGCGACGTCTTTGGGAGTAGCAAGGGTGAGTTGCATTGGGGTTTCTTGGGTATGTTCAAAAGTATTTTCAAAGTCAGTAAAAGTACCACGATACAAGAACCGACTAATAACTTCAATAACTTCCTTTCCATCACGGTAAACAGTACCCTTGACAGTGACGGTTTTACCGGAATCGTTGTTCAAAATAGCAATGATAGAAGCAGACGTGGTTACCTTGTCTCCCTCCATTAATGAATGGCTACCAACCATACGGAAAGAGTTAGACAGATGAACCAATCTAAGCAAATCGCCGTCAATAGCCTTCGGGAAAATAGCCTTGGTAATTGCTTGCCATCCAACAACAATTGCAAAATCCATAGGGGCCATACGCTTTCTAATTGCTCTCTTAGTGTAGGCCTCATTATGATTTCCAACTGTACGGCAAAAATCTTCAATCATGTTTCCAGTGACGGTCACTTCAGGGCCAGTGAAAGTATCGGTAATTGAAGCATTCTCAGGATAAGGCTCCTCTCCGAACCATAAAGCCCAGTAGAAATGCTTGATACGATCATTTCTGCCATCAAGGATCTCTGACACAGGTGAATAACCAGCAGAGGGCTCGTACTTGAACAAGAAGTCCAAATGAACCTCCTTCTTCAAAGCATTACGGTTTTCAAACATAGAGACAACGATAGTTTCACCATCATAAGATAAACGAGCAGCAAGTACATAGTTTCCACTTTGAGTCTCATATAATTCAACAACAGTATCATTATCTTTGCCCTTAACAACAGCACGCTGCCCATAACGTGGAGCAAAAATTCGGCGTACCGGATTATGTTCCAGCTTCCATCCTTTAGCTACACGTTGGGTGGTAAAGATAGCTCTGAACCATGTATATTCAGGACCAGCCAATAACTCAAACCATAACTTCTTAGAAGGTAAAGCGCTGTTAGAGCCAATTTCTGGTAATTTGTAAACTTTAGAACCAGCCTCTTCAGTAACAGAAACAGATTCCAAACTTTTATGAGAAACATTGACAGGTGGAACACCACCAAAATATTCAACAATAggaattttcttttcatcgCCAgcataaaactttttaataaaatgttGAATATGGGTTTCATTAATACCATCAAGAAGTTCTTTAGCGGGTTCATTAACCTTTGTCGAGTGCTTGGCAGCCATGGGTCCTTGAAGGATGGCAACACGGCCAACATCTTCACCAACAACGGCAGCCAAATCTTCGCTCTGCCAAAGGGAATCTTTCTTGAAgtaaaattcaaaagtatCATCGATTGCGGGAATGAATGGAACTGGTTTCTGGAAAGGATTGGAGCAAAgagagtaaaaaaattgagcaTCTTGAGTGTTGAGATCTTGAGTACTGGCTTCAGGGTAAGCATCGAGGAAACGAGCAGCCACAGGATATGGATCATTAAGgtcttcaaaattttcaataagaGTTGTCTTTCCAACATCCTGGGTAAATCTTTCTTCAATACGGCGCATCAATTTACCAGTAAAAGTACGTAAAGTAACGTCAATCCatctcttttctttcgtAACGTACATCAAATCAATTGCACGATACAAGAGTTCAGCATAAGTCATATCCTCAACGCTATCAACAGCCTCAaacttgaatttttcaGGAGATACTTGTTCTACGATATGTGCAGGGAAATACACTTTTTGGAAATCGTCATTAAGTCGTTTAATAATGTACTGTTTCTTAGCAAGCAAGGCTGGAAGACGTTTAGGACGAGGAAGCGAAAATATAGTGTCATCGAGCTCTTTCCAAAACATGATACCACGTGTTGCAAGCTTGTGGATAGGCTCACCAAGTTCGGATAATACTGTGACAATTCCACCAGTAGGGCCGTCATAAGTCTTCTCCCACTCCGAGTCATCAACACCTTTAGCAGCTACAATAGCCTCCTTCGCAGCCAAAGACGTATGTGCTTCCTTAGCTACCATCAAACGTGAGCCGAACAATATACCGTCAAAAGGCATAGGAGGAAGTTTAAATGCAGCACTCCACTCACCAGTCAAATAAGGCTCAGTATCATCAGCTCCACCGAAACCACTACCGGCGATGAGGACAATGTTATCGCAGCGTCTGATTGCAGAATATGTCAACAAAATGGGAGAATGAAAGTCTTCAAACGAGTGATGGCCACCTGCACGACCACCAGTCCATTGCAAAACAATGGGGAAAGTGGGGTTAGCCTTGGCAATGCTAATGACAGCGTTGACAGCTTCAACTGATCCAGGCTTGAGGCAAAGATATTGAACACCTAATGTAGAAATCAACTCATTAGCAACTTCCAATGAAGGAATACCAGCGGCAATAGTAACGCCACGAATGGGATAACCCTCAGCAACCATATCACGAATCAAAGGAATCTGCCAGGCATAAGTACGGGGATTAATGTAGATAACGTTAACACAAATACCAGCACCGGGTGGAATATTGAGAGAAAGTTTGTGGATGGCTTCGCGCATCATTTTTGGATCAA
This portion of the Schizosaccharomyces pombe strain 972h- genome assembly, chromosome: I genome encodes:
- a CDS encoding leucine-rich repeat-containing protein — encoded protein: MGSTVDGEKYIRNLASYIRSHEKRFARAPYRAPNHSIFSDRPVQLQLTVHHLYYLLTKFEELGVNTGPLNIRIENLHSETFPSDYTSFLNQSPKKNDFDDNMSLNSIVTMGSILSNVSSVWSIFSTAPSEASETRNKQRILAILRYIYSCFTKLPAISLVYNPKTPLISQYEEFPLDTAVPITVFKNLSSLEIRGYDIRSIFGWDFLSTTLKSLILHHCDLADLSEVLIKLVLDDAELYRFRSSRQTYPQQPNSQPCEQHPAHANLRRSVSLGSKDYLKSSHPPVHKTLSQSVLVLSKDGNASSSGGTENQSANSSSSLMEKDAILSSSSWSQLLYLRCSSCKLKSIPKNVFLSLQSLVSLDLSGNELTEIPYALGELPQLCSLNLASNKITGCRTFYHISLSHLQILVLSRNHLTSLSGLENVPSLEKLDIRDNSITDVVEFRRLVGNTNFEEAYLSLNPFTKTYSSYRITIFNYFREYPGSKDIMLDGRGPGMLEKMYLSEKASAPERVISLNPVNQKSHSPAIKSSSTLRKASKTRIVDLSAPNSAVFSKNASGGDTSSNVSLLNGSASEEIPQNTESGQVFRKKIEMLRQEAGPEWVDALMKESVVKHKFRNKDESV
- the dlc2 gene encoding dynein light chain Dlc2 encodes the protein MAVIKAVDMSEKMQQEAIHAAVQAMEKFTIEKDIAAFIKREFDKKFSPTWHCIVGRNFGSFVTHESRHFIYFYLGTVAFLLFKSG
- the rpf2 gene encoding Brix domain-containing protein Rpf2 gives rise to the protein MLRQVKPKNARTKRALEKREPKLVEGAKTAIFLRGNATSQISLDVLGDIHALKKPFSVNFQKKNNILPFEDASSLEFFSEKNDAALAVMATHNKKRPHNLTWVRFFNYRVLDMIELGIVNYKSIQSFSATPIVPGTKPMILFQGPVFDAHPTYRHIKSLFLDFFRGEPIQKLDSAGLSYVIVVSAAEAQEDETKPLPLVHFRVYGTKLLKTKTNLPRVELEEMGPRIDFNIRRVQPAESDVLEEALKKPKTQEPKPKKNVDVDIIGNKVGRIHVDQQDLGNLQTRKMKGLKRSVEEREDSENEEVEIEEDVISDASE
- the fas1 gene encoding fatty acid synthase beta subunit Fas1, translating into MVEAEQVHQSLRSLVLSYAHFSPSILIPASQYLLAAQLRDEFLSLHPAPSAESVEKEGAELEFEHELHLLAGFLGLIAAKEEETPGQYTQLLRIITLEFERTFLAGNEVHAVVHSLGLNIPAQKDVVRFYYHSCALIGQTTKFHGSALLDESSVKLAAIFGGQGYEDYFDELIELYEVYAPFAAELIQVLSKHLFTLSQNEQASKVYSKGLNVLDWLAGERPERDYLVSAPVSLPLVGLTQLVHFSVTAQILGLNPGELASRFSAASGHSQGIVVAAAVSASTDSASFMENAKVALTTLFWIGVRSQQTFPTTTLPPSVVADSLASSEGNPTPMLAVRDLPIETLNKHIETTNTHLPEDRKVSLSLVNGPRSFVVSGPARSLYGLNLSLRKEKADGQNQSRIPHSKRKLRFINRFLSISVPFHSPYLAPVRSLLEKDLQGLQFSALKVPVYSTDDAGDLRFEQPSKLLLALAVMITEKVVHWEEACGFPDVTHIIDFGPGGISGVGSLTRANKDGQGVRVIVADSFESLDMGAKFEIFDRDAKSIEFAPNWVKLYSPKLVKNKLGRVYVDTRLSRMLGLPPLWVAGMTPTSVPWQFCSAIAKAGFTYELAGGGYFDPKMMREAIHKLSLNIPPGAGICVNVIYINPRTYAWQIPLIRDMVAEGYPIRGVTIAAGIPSLEVANELISTLGVQYLCLKPGSVEAVNAVISIAKANPTFPIVLQWTGGRAGGHHSFEDFHSPILLTYSAIRRCDNIVLIAGSGFGGADDTEPYLTGEWSAAFKLPPMPFDGILFGSRLMVAKEAHTSLAAKEAIVAAKGVDDSEWEKTYDGPTGGIVTVLSELGEPIHKLATRGIMFWKELDDTIFSLPRPKRLPALLAKKQYIIKRLNDDFQKVYFPAHIVEQVSPEKFKFEAVDSVEDMTYAELLYRAIDLMYVTKEKRWIDVTLRTFTGKLMRRIEERFTQDVGKTTLIENFEDLNDPYPVAARFLDAYPEASTQDLNTQDAQFFYSLCSNPFQKPVPFIPAIDDTFEFYFKKDSLWQSEDLAAVVGEDVGRVAILQGPMAAKHSTKVNEPAKELLDGINETHIQHFIKKFYAGDEKKIPIVEYFGGVPPVNVSHKSLESVSVTEEAGSKVYKLPEIGSNSALPSKKLWFELLAGPEYTWFRAIFTTQRVAKGWKLEHNPVRRIFAPRYGQRAVVKGKDNDTVVELYETQSGNYVLAARLSYDGETIVVSMFENRNALKKEVHLDFLFKYEPSAGYSPVSEILDGRNDRIKHFYWALWFGEEPYPENASITDTFTGPEVTVTGNMIEDFCRTVGNHNEAYTKRAIRKRMAPMDFAIVVGWQAITKAIFPKAIDGDLLRLVHLSNSFRMVGSHSLMEGDKVTTSASIIAILNNDSGKTVTVKGTVYRDGKEVIEVISRFLYRGTFTDFENTFEHTQETPMQLTLATPKDVAVLQSKSWFQLLDPSQDLSGSILTFRLNSYVRFKDQKVKSSVETKGIVLSELPSKAIIQVASVDFQSVDCHGNPVIEFLKRNGKPIEQPVEFENGGYSVIQVMDEGYSPVFVTPPTNSPYAEVSGDYNPIHVSPTFAAFVELPGTHGITHGMYTSAAARRFVETYAAQNVPERVKHYEVTFVNMVLPNTELITKLSHTGMINGRKIIKVEVLNQETSEPVLVGTAEVEQPVSAYVFTGQGSQEQGMGMDLYASSPVARKIWDSADKHFLTNYGFSIIDIVKHNPHSITIHFGGSKGKKIRDNYMAMAYEKLMEDGTSKVVPVFETITKDSTSFSFTHPSGLLSATQFTQPALTLMEKSAFEDMRSKGLVQNDCAFAGHSLGEYSALSAMGDVLSIEALVDLVFLRGLTMQNAVHRDELGRSDYGMVAANPSRVSASFTDAALRFIVDHIGQQTNLLLEIVNYNVENQQYVVSGNLLSLSTLGHVLNFLKVQKIDFEKLKETLTIEQLKEQLTDIVEACHAKTLEQQKKTGRIELERGYATIPLKIDVPFHSSFLRGGVRMFREYLVKKIFPHQINVAKLRGKYIPNLTAKPFEISKEYFQNVYDLTGSQRIKKILQNWDEYESS